AAtattaaatattaaaaaaaaaaacctggctaAATAAAAAGAAATTTTTGTTGAAattaatttattaattatttattcaggaacataaatatatgtttaaattctgcagcagcaccgaGCTGCCTGGGGATGTGCCTGgcattaaatcagctttactgaAGAGGTATATCAGCCGATGTCTAtatgtaaaaattaaaaaaaatcagccGAGGAGTATGTCAGTCTACTCCTGTACTCTggatttaattaaaaataaagcCTCAGAAAAGCAGacctaaaaataaaacaacatatgCTGCGCATTTAAACTGTTCATTCAGCCTTATTGATAAACCTTTACACCGGCATCATATTAACACTTCAAACTATCTGAAATGTCCCTTTAACCTCGTGAAACACATGCAAAGACAGGAGCAAACGCTGGGATGGTGCATCGTTTTTAAAGCTTTATTTAAtcttaaattttgaaaaacatgctTTCAATCAGCTATGACCTCTGTGAGAGCTAAATCGTTGGGTCTGGGTGTTGTAATGATTACATCATGTTGTCATGGTAAAGAGGCAAATGTTCGAAAGACAAGAGTGACTTGTCTGTACTCACATCTGGCACCGTGGACTCTGATCCTCCTGGGAAAGAAACATCCAGTCAGTACCTGAGGTATGCACAAGAAGAACTCCACACGTTTGCCCCAGAGCTACAGACTATATAAACATTAACGTAACCTCAAGTCAGTTGATGAatcatttttttaattaagtGTCAAATCGTAACAGTAACTGATGTTTTCTGCAAGCTTCATGACAAAACTTCCTTCAGGAGTTATTGATTCTCTCCATACTAGATTATAAACATGTTGACATTTACGGCCGATGTAATCCCAATCCCTCTTAGAGGGGAATCCACACATTTGATTGTGAAAACAAGATTGAGCTGAAATCAGACGCATGCATGCAGTAATGACACGAGCATGGAGCAGCCAGTCTGAAACAGGGGCTCTGGTGCATCCACCCCCAGGTAAGCCTTTAGCTTCAGCAAAGAGAAAAGTGTGTCAAGCTTCATTCAATATCACCGCAAAAGCAGGAGGATTCAGACGCTTTGCTTTTGCAGCTGGTAAACTGGAATAATGTCACTCTGCGTCAgaccagatttttttttaaatgtttgttttcagaTAACTAGATTGATTTAGATTCGGCAGCATGTCAGAATCCCAGGTTTTACCAGAGGTGAGAAGGTCACTGCGAACATAACCCCGTTTACCACAGAGGAAGACCAGTGCACTGACACTGGACCCTGAGTCGCCTGAGGGAGGGAAGGGGGACATCACATGGGTCAAGCTTCACCACTTAGGCTTTTGAGAATTGAACAGTGCTTTTTCTACACTGCAATATTATGTTGaaattagttgtgtgtgtgtgtgtgtgtgtgtgtgtgtgtgtgtgtgtgtgtgtgtgtgtgtgtgtgtgtgtgtgtgtgtgtgtgtatggtcatGTATGAATGATGTGCacaatatatgcatatatatcaaATGTAATGACTGTATGAGATgcgaccccaggaagaatagcggctgtatgtcagcagctaatggggatcttaataaacaaacaaacaaaccaccagAACCGAACAAGACAAAAAACAAAGACAAATGGACCTAGAGAGGAATTCTGACAACTTGCAACCAACTGAATGGAACACAAAGCTGTAAATAACAAGGAAACATGCAGCTCCTACTGAGAAACACAGAAAAGAGCACATAGAAACCAGCCACCAGAGTACACACAAGTCAGAGCCACCCACAACCCATCACtctttcttttttaccttgctcAAAAAACTCTGACCTCCGTTTTAAGTTTTTCAAAGACATTGGTTCTGATTCTACATGAGAAAATGGAAAAACAAGATCAAATAAGACAAGAGAAAGGATTCTTTTATCACCACATCAACATAAGTAACAGCAACAGTCACCTCTATGCTTACTACCATCAGGAGGATTCATTTCTTACATACCTTGTGTCCCAGTCAACAAACTGACCAGAAATAATCTGACCTTTCTGTCTGCTCTTTACCTTTGTTCCTCATGGTCACTGATTCCTCTTGGAGATTGCCATTAACTCTGTTTGAAGCCACATCCTGCAGAGAAACGTCACAGGGTGTAAACTCATTAAACAGTCCTCTAACCAGTGATAATACTGGAACAATAATAAAAAGGACCTTACCACCAGTAGAGGAGTGGGAGCATCCTTGGCTGGTCCAGTTTCTGTGAAACTGAGTGAGGTGAAGTCCAGGCTGGAACTGACGGTCTTCGTTTCAGGGGTACCTAGAAGTATCGGATGATCCGTACTGGTCAGATTGATggtcttatggcttttaaatggcagggAAGGCTGATCTCTGTCCCAGTCTGCATGCAGTCAATGCAACAGGcaacaacagaaaaaaaagatTGTGCAATTGCACATAAATGCATGTTTTGTGAATGTTTATGTCAGCCCCAATACTTCCACACACTAAGCAAGGGGTGGGGGTGCCAAGGTGTTATTGTAGAGAGCAGCAGGGGTGACAGAGAAACCTTCCCCAGCCATGCAGCCCGTTAAAAGCTTCGTAAACCCAAAACCTCTAGACCTTCCTAAGCTGTTAAGGAGTCCAGATAAGCCCCGACTGTGCCTTCACTTTCTAAGGAAACACTGAACAACATGGACCTGAGCAGGTTAGCTCTCCAAGAAATGAAAAATAAGGTAAAACCAGCAAATTTAAAAAATGACcagtgaaaacaaaaagaaagcacAAGAGGAAATcaatcccccctccccccccacccccatatgcgcgcacgcgcacacacacacagagagacagagacagagagagagagagagagggacagagacagagacagagagagagagagacagagagagagagagacagagagagagagagagacagagagagagagagagagagagagagacagagacagagacagagacagagaaagagagagacagagacagagagagacagagagagagagagagacagagacagagagagagagagagagagagacagagacagagacagagagagagagagacagagacagagacagagacagagacagagagagagagagaggtcagAACAACACCGGTCATCCCCTTGCCAGGCCAGTAAGGACAAATCCATCACTCAGCTGTCATGAGATCATTCATGGATGACTTCACAATAGTTTACGGACCAATTTAGGATGCCACAACTGTTTAGTAATGCACAGAGCTTAAGCAGCATTGTCAGTGCAGGAATGTTACCCTTAAACATTTCATTCACTTTCAATAAACACACAGGTATGCAgcagcgcgcgcgcgcacacacacacacacacacacacacacacacacacacacacacacacacacacacacacacacacacacacacacacacacacacacacacacacacacggtgtacAGATGACTCACTGTTCTGGCCATGACGCCGGACATCCATGACCAGGCTGCCCTCCTGCAAAGCCTCCTCCATGCAGGACTTCCAGGCTGTGTAGCTCATTTCTGCCACCTTGTGCCCGTTCACCATTAGCACCTCATCCCCCACCTGAAGCTGGCACATCTCAGCCGGGCTACCTTAAAAGAACATAAAGGTCAGGGGTCAGCAAAGGAGCATTTACTCACATTACCGTCAgaacttttgtattttctaattaaaTAGAAAAATAAGAAAATGTAATTATTTCTGCAATATTTGATGGcttctttgatattttttctcCCAGTTCATcttgtttgttttcatgtttaatgttttctgttcagcattatattttagagactcgcTTAAGTAAGGCAGCTGACCATGATGGCCTACTTACAGAATTTGTGATAAATTAGCATCGTTTGCTTTCACAAAAGCATAAAACTACATGAAACCTGGATAAAATTTCATGCAAATGACTAAAACACAGCCGTGTGAAGCTGGTATGAGACATTATCAGTATTACTAAAACACACAGCCTTGTGTGTGGTGCAGTAGGAGAATCTCAGTAGGAGAGGCTCAGGCCCAGCAGATCTGACCCAGATTGATGCTGTCCTACATAGGTCTGGCATCATCACTGCAACGGACTCGAAAGCCTGCTGACAACCAACAAGCTGCATTTAAATGGGAGATAAACCAGATCCAGAGTACTGGTCATCAATATCACCCTGCAGACCAAACGAATGCATGATCGTTGTTGACTCGCTTTAGTAAAATGCAAACATCTCTGCATGAGTTGAGTCTGAAGGTAAGTTGTGTTAGTACCTGGTTGAATGGAGGTGACCCGAGCGCCTGTTGAGTCCCAGGCTGCATGAAAACCAAAGTCTCTGCTGCTGTTGGGCTTCTGGTTGAGGCTAATACGCATGTCACAAAAGTTCTTCTAGGAACAAAACACAGGTGAGGAGAGCATGTGCTTCCATCCTGACGCTGGGACAAATAACTGAGCCCCAGACATGGCTGGACTCCTTCACAACCACTACAAAATACCTTGCTAGTTTCTTTGGCTGGAGCAGAGCTGACAGGAGCTTCAGTCTTCACGTCAGACGAAGCAGATGAGACGCTCGGATTTGAGGTGGAGCTTTCTGATTTGgtcttctcttcctcctcttcttcttcactgCTGTGTGCTGAGCTGGACAGAGCCTCGTCCTCAGAAGTCATGAACTGCTGATACCGGCTCGGTACCGAGGCCTTCTTAGAAACGTCTACATTTCCGTTGACACGCTTGCTGGTGTCATCCACCTGCAGAATGAACATCATGTGTCAAACAGCTTGTTGGAGGAACTTGAACAGTACTGGTGCTTCTCAACAACAAGGAGAAAATCTGGTGGATAAGAAATACCGCAGCTCTGACTCTACACTAAAAGAGGTTCCTGTCCTCTCGTGCTGCATTGCTGTAATAAATCACTGCAGTACTCACCGTGTAGGCTCTGGGAAGAGAGGCGATACGGGAGGACTGGCTCCCAAAGGGCCTCGGTGTGACAACCGAGGTTAGACGGGCGCCATTCGATATCTGGTAGCTCCTGGGGAGGGAGGCGGAAACCTGAGACACCCCAGGAGGTTTGGGCTCCATTGAGCTGAACTGTGGTGGTTTTTTCTGCAGAGAACCAGAGGAGGGGGCCTCCACCTTAGTCTGTGCGCCCAACAACAAAGGCTCGGGCTCAGGCTCCTCCTGCGTGGAGCTAGAAGAGGAGACGACACTTGTGGCCTCCTCTGTTTTGATGGCGTGTTCTTTGGCTTGACTCTTGTGTTCTGGTGCATCTGCTGGAGGGCTGGATTTGGTGACGGAGATGTGGTTGATAGGAGTGATGATGGTGGGGCTGCTGGCTGCAGGACTGTCCACAGCTTCTGCTTCCTGTGCAGTGGGAGGGGAGGCAGCTCTAAGAGTAGGCAGGGAGGCAGGAGGGGGTTCTTCAGCTCTCCGAGAGTACTCAGAGGAGTGGTAAGGAGTGTCAATAGTGGAGCTCCTAGGAAGGCGGTTTCTGGTGAATAAGGAAACAACAGGTGCATCAAATACTTCCTCGCTGTCACCTAAGAAAGAGAGCGATCCCAGACGGCTGCCGATGCTGCTCCttcctttattttctctgtggATTGAGACAAGAAATGAGGGCAAAATAAGTTGGGCTGCATCAGAGGCGGGTAACCCAAAAACTGAAGATGAATGAAGATGGCTGAAATCTGAACACAGAAAGAGATTCTTTTCCAACTACACATTCAAATAATACCATCTCCTCACCCACCCAATGATGGGGTTCTGTTTAAAAATGCACTAATTATCATACAAGCATTTTCTTTTATGACCTTAGCAAAGTTTTCCCCTCCGAGGGTACAAAATGTGCACAAGAGGGAAAAAGTCAGTATGCAGCATCAAAACCCCCATCATCCTCACAGCACCTGAGCCACCTGATCCAGGTGCGCTTCACCTCACCTCTCCTCTTGCACATCCTTGAAGGACTTGGACCCTCTGTCTGCGCCGTATGTAATCTGCTCAATCTTctctctttcttctttcttcttcactATATCAGAGTTCACACTCCGGCGTCTGTTTTTCCATTTGCTCAGGTCCTGCAAAGAAGAGTAAACCTCAGGTCACCTCATGCATCACATCTTAAACAGTTAAGCTAGATAAAGCAGACTGAGTGTCCTGCATCGCTAAGTGTGCAATTGAGGGGAGAGAAGTTAAGGAGAAAGCAAGACCGGGGGAGAAAGGGAGAGAGGACTACATTTGAAGGTGTTCTATTTGTGAGCCTTAAGCTCCTCCCTGTGCATTGGGGACTGAGTGACCTAAATgctgatttaaaactttttcttcTTGTAATGACATCAATCAGACACCTGCTAGGTATAACAACTAGTATATGCATCATGCATATGTGGAAATAAGTCATGCATTATTACTTACAGTCTTATTTAGGCAGATATTTAAGTGTTTAAGATGGACAAACTTTTATGTGAGATGACTTTATATGCagaaagcttttattttcttttaatcaGTTGCAGTTATTCTGCCCTTTGTCTGACATCCTCTTATTTAAGGACATGATTTCATCTGAACTTGAGCCAATTTAGGAAATTTGCACAAGACAGACAATAGCCAGAGGGCAGCACTGCACCAACTAGTTCCTGCATCTCTGTTTTCAATCTAGAGCGCTTCATTTTCTCCCTGCAGCCGTCTGCTGCACACATCTCATGCCTCACCTCACTTCAGCTGTATTTGTATTTCTGCATAGCCTTTTGTTTCTGTAAATAGTTCAGAAATCGGATAATACTCACATCCTGCCAGCGATCCTCACTGCGTTTAATCTGCTCACGATACTTCTGAAGCTCCTCAAAGCGATTCTGATGGAGAACTGGGGCATCCTCCAGGATATCGGATGTTGATTTACTCCTGAGAGAAGGAAAAATGTGAAacaagtgcaaaaaaaaaaaaaataaaaaatacgggTTTAATATTCAAAACCGCTTAGACGACAAATCTAGCAGGTGTTGGGAAACGTCACACAGGAGGGAAACGTTAAAAAGTCCAATATTATTGATGAAACCATTCCAGATAAGCATGCACCACATTAATAAGTTTATGTTATAACAAGTTAGTTTGTATACACAGCACACAGGTCAGCTGAAAAACATATATAATAGGTTAGTGACACGCTGCTGTTCTCCCTCCATGATCATGCAAAAGTCTCACTGATGgagaaaatctgctcattggacacGCTGCAATTTATGGCTACTGTATGAatcctttgggttttttttcCATCCCCCTGACCCTTGACCTTGGCCCAGTGCCACACAATAGTCAGTGTTGCGTGTCAGCTAGAGTGAGAACAGCAGAACAAAAGCAGGAGGCAGCAGGATGCGACTGGAAGGCCAGAACCAATGTCCACATTCCTGAGAGCCAGCATCAACTCACCCATCCATACTCTCCTGTGTTTGGAGCTCTCTATGGAACCGGAGACAATCACAGACAATAAAGTCACATTTCTGCTCTTTTTACCTTTTAATTCGACAACATAGCTCTGGTCTAGAGCTTGAGATCAATTACAGGCTTTTGTAACAGCTCCGTCACAGCCAGTGTACATGATTTGGCCTGTCGTCTTCTttaagcacgtgtgtgtgtgtgtgtgtgtgtgtggtacgctcacatagctGCATCCCATTTCTATACCTAGACATTTAGCTGGGGGAGGTGTGCAGGACCCTAAACAATGCTGCCTTTCTGGAAACtccaacatgtcgtcactggaaaCCTGACTTTACACATCTGGGAGTGAAGTAGCTCCAGATGAGCTTGACTCGGGTTAAATGGTTGCCTTGTGTCCGTTTTTAAACACTTTACTCGTGCACTGATCTCTATGGAGTCACGCTTATTTTCAGATCTGTGGGGAATTTCTGTAGTGTCTGACGTTGGCATGACAACTCGCTTCAGTCCGGACAAtaaaggtgttggacttggatcgTTCCTCCTGCTGAGGAGGTCAGATCTGACACTTCAGTGTGAAGTATTTTTTCTGAGGGAATAACAAAGACAGACTAATTTTATCCACTGCAAAGTCACCAAGTTGCTCATATTTGTATTTATtaagcagatttttttttcaaatttaaaaTCATACACAAACTCAGTTTTGCAGGAAAACAGCAAATCATTTGGTCTGTGCGCGGTTTATGTCCACAAATCCAACTACACAGAGGTTTATTGAACAATCGGATAGTTCAAACCATGCATATATGATGTAAGATACACCACCGATTACTCAGATTATGTAAAATTTCCCCACATTTCATTTTCTGGTTTATGAAACACCAAAGAGactatttccaaaaaaaaaaagaacttaagCAGGTGAAATTTCCAGCTCTAACTGTGAGGATTCAACATCAAACAGGGAATATTTTAATGGTACATAATAAAAGGAGAAGCTAACAGCTAAAAGCTAGCTCCTTCTACAACTTGAGAGCCGCTAGCCTCTCCAACATGAGCCTCTTCTTGTATCTTAAGCGGCTGGCTTCTCTGATGGCCTGCCACTTCTGCAGGTCCTCTTTGCTACAGGATGATGGTACCGATGGAGACATGCGAGCAGCTGAAGGTTGGCTCTGATCAGAAAAAACTCCAAGTTTCCGAATCAGCATGTCATCTGTTTTAGGACACGCCTCCTTCTTAGCCTGACTCTGGTTAGCCGTTGCGGTTTTCTGATTCAGAGGACTTGGGGGGCAGACAAGTCTGGCTTTGAGCGCGGGGGGGAGCGCCCACGGCTCTGGGACGTGCATGGGGGTGTAGTTGTCTGGAGCTCCTGATGGTGCACGTTGCTCTAAAGCTTGTTGAATTTTCTCTTTACGACAAACAACGTCGTCCTCCTCGATGTCTGGATAATCTATTTCCTCACTGACTCCATGGCGATGCTGCTGGGTGATGATGTTGAGCTGCGGCTCAGACGTGTAGAGCCGGCGTTTAGCACTCAGCTGAGTCTTCATCATAGCCAGGTCCGTGTTGGACTGAAATGACAAGGTTCTCCTGGCAAACATGTCGTCGTTCTCCAAGTCGGGGTGAAGACTTTCATAGTCAATGGGATCTGGAGGCTCTCTGGGGTCTTGGCGCCCCAGGAGGGGCCACTTTTCACATTTAACCAGTTTGGGACCTGAGCTGGGGTCCACAGGGGCAAACACCACCGCAGGGGTTTCTAGGAACGGGGACTGTAACTTTGGGAGCTGTGGGAGTGTGTGTGGTTGGACATGAGGACTGCAGGGTGAGCAAAGGGAGAGAAAAGGACAGAAGTGATGAGTGCATGCATGTGAACTAGATCACagagcaagaagaggagaaaaagGTACAAAAAAGCAGCTATTGTTAGGATTTTTGACTCAAATCAGACTTCAGATTAAATGAACACTGCAATGAAATAAAGCTGCTATAAAGTCAAAAAATGGCTGCAAGTAAACTAGAATACTACAGAGAAACAGCCTTTTTCTGACCAAAGCAAGCACGTTTCTTGTTAAAGCATGTTAAATCAACATCAGTAACTCAGCAGTGTCGTTTATTAGTAGCTTGTCAGAATTTCAGCCCTTTATGGGGCAAATCGTCAGCTTTGTCTAACATTGATGCTTCAAAACAATCCTGCATCATCACAGTCGTGCAGCTGTATCGACCTTTTCCCATCAACAAGGGTGGTCTGAGCCGAGGCCTCGTGTGTgtgggcgtgagagggaggtgggCCGTGAGGAGAGGGGGCTGAGGAGAGCCAGGGGCTGATGTCACACTCCGAGTCGTCTGACGAAGAGCCGGACTTCTGGCGGCTACTGCCGAGAAGAGCGGGACAGGTGAAGGGAAAGGGATGGAGCCACACAGAGGAGAGGGAATGCAGTTGTTGGAAAAGAGAAAGAAACATAAGTGGGAGGAATTTAGACAGCACAGAAGAAACCAGTGTACCACAGAATTGAAGATGTTTGGTTTTAATTGCATGCAATTATTTgggaaaaatgaatgaaagtaaGTGAGAAAAGAAAATGCAGTGATGCGTGTATGGGTAGGTCCCGGACATGCAGCATCCGAATCCCCTCACACACCTGAAACCCTGCATCTTCTTGTACCAGGGTCTCCTCTGAGAGCCCAGTTTGATCTTCTGTATGTGGTCGTCTTCCTCAGGAGTCCAAAACTTTGGTAAAAACTTGTTGTAGGACACGCTGCTCACAGGTTGGGGGTTGACCCCTATCTTGCGAGCATAGAGGTCATCTTGCACTGGATCAGCATAGCCCACCTCATCATCGTCCTCCTCAGAGTCATCATCATACATGTCCCTGAACAGGCTGTCCGTGTTCACGGCTCGGTGGTGGTCCACCTTCACAGAACTGTGCATGGGGGACTGAGTTTTCCAGCTTCTGCTGCTCAAGAGAGACAGCCAACAAGTgtcaaaatgattattttaatagCTGAGATGCTCACAAGACACACAGAAAATGAAGCATTTGTGTTGAGCACAACAACCTCAAATCAGATGATGCAAGGATTAGCAAACCAAAGCAAGCGCAAAGAAGAAAGCTGATTTGACGACTCAAATCGCAGAGGCGAATATGGATGCACCGCAGTTCAAATCGCTGAATGAattgaacaaaaaacaaaaaaatcaaagTGGTTGAAGCAATGTTAAGGGCCAAAACGAACAACAATCTCGTTCATGGTTGCAGTAACCATGCAAACCAAGGGTAAGAAGCTCTCATCAGATAAGCAAATCACAAGGCATCGATCCAATCTCTGACCTGTCGAAGGTCATGTTCTGTTGAGGGGCAACTCTGGGAGAGACAGAGACCTTGGACCCAGGTTTAACCCAAGCCACCCCTGCACCTGCCGAGGGACTGATGGGCATGGCGAAGTTGGTGGGAGGAGCCGGGGAGAGGCTGTGGAAGCGTCTGCTCGCCAGATCGTCTAGAACGAGATCAGGATCGGGTCGATCTGCGTCTGAGTCGCTGTCACTTCCACAATCGTAGCCCCACTGGTAGTGAGCTGCTGGAACGGCACTCTGGGTACTGTGACTGTGGCCGAGGCAGCGAGTGGAAATCGTTCCACAGCAAAAACGAAACACAAACACCACGAACCGTTCACAAACAACACAGTGATGAGAGCAGGAATGCAAAAACAGCCACCATGTAAACTTCCGACAAGGAGGAAGAGCCAGAAGTTTTTAATAACATGACAGACTGTTCAGGACTGGTTGGTGTACCTGGTGAGCGGGCCTTCATTCTCTGCGTAACTGAGGGTGGAGAGGCTGCGTCGGCTGTCCTCGCTGCGCTCAGCCCGTTTCTTCCTCAGCGGAGCGGGAACATAGCCTGAAGGTTTGTCCTTTGAAGGCAGGAACTGGTTAAACTGCGTGCTGGCTTTAGGCGTGATGACGAGCGACCGGCGGTAGCTGATGTTGTTTTGGTTGTTAGCCATCTTGAAGATGGAGTCTGCTTTGGTGTCGCTACAACAACCTGGACCAGCAAAGAGGAGAGGAACGCAAATGTTTGTGAGATGGAAAAAGGTGAGAGAGGACAACAGATGCACATGGAAAGAACACAAACacgggtttgtgtgtgtgagactatGGAGAAGTAACCAAGGGGCGCAGGGTGCAGAACAGAGGCCTCTTCATTTACAAGCTGCTGCGGTTGGGTGTGGAATTTCTCACCCGTTACAGACTAAAGGGCTGTCCTCCATAAAACTACACCTCGGGATCACTCCAGCCTTTATTGATTTAGTTTTTCTTGATTTCAGGTTGGAGAAAAATTTCTTTTGACTGATGATTTAATTGCAAAAGCACACCACTAGATGGCAACTTGACTTTCCTTTCCAGGAGGCACAAATACTAGATCAGCTGGATCAAAGATACTCATAAAACACACAGAAGACAGGAGTTAATGTGCTCATGTCTACACGTTCTACCATACCCTCACTGCTGCCTTTCAGAGTGGTGTCGGAGGAGATGCTGTGGGGTCGGGAGCCCACGGAGTCCAAGCTGTCCAGGGAGTCGTCTCTCCTGTGTCCTCCACtttctccacctcctcctctcaGATGGTGAAGCTCCTCTCTCTCTGAGCACCAACTATCCCCAAACCCACTGTCTCTGATGCTGTTGCCCTTCTGGCCGTCTGATTCTTGCAGAGCCTTTCCAGACAGAAACACAGACTAGTCACACATTTAGGTTAGAAGGtactagtttgtgtgtgtgtgtgtgtgtgtgtgtgtgtgtgtgtgtgtgtgtgtgtgtgtgtgtgtgtgtgtgtgtgtgtgtgtgtgtgtgtgaaattggtTTTCTAACCCTTGCAGCCTCTGTTACATTCCTATAAGGGCCATACGAGGTGATGCATGGTGACATTCACTAGGAATACACTCATTATTTTTTCTCCTCTTCAAAAACAAACACCCTGGTGCCATCACACCCTTAATGACTGTTTTCACCATGAGAAAATATCGCCTTTGGACAGACCAGAGAACCTCAGAGCCACCCTGAACAGAATGGCATCAAACAAGCCAAAACGTGTCAGCCacttaaaaaagaaaacaaatctcAGTTCTGTAATCTGCACAATCCCACCAGACAATACAAGTCCACAAATTAAAGCCAACCTAAACCCCGAGCCACTGAACTTGGATTAACGTGGCTCAAACATACAAAATGAGCTCCAACCAACTGCTATTACTGACAATCCCTGAAGTCAGTTCAATTACAGAGGACTGGCACCCAAACCTTtaaatcaacatgaacacaaagcGCCAAGTTCAACACTGGCACATGCTTGGAGGGGGTTCTTCTCTCAAGAAAAGCAGCAGCTATTTTAACACGAGAGCTATGCAGACTGCAGTAAACAAGATTAAAATAGCCGAGTTAGGGATCGGGTCATTTGTGACAACTTATGTTTTGGAGGCCAGCGTGCTGCAGCCCCTCGATCTTTCTGCAGTCCCTCCTCTACACATAATCCACATACCGGGGGGATTCAGAAGCTCGTGTGCATAGAGTGTAAAAGAGGACTTGAATATGTGCCAAAACATATGGATAGGACACCTTAAACAGTAATCACCTTGTACAGCGCTGTGCCCAATAATCCCTCAAACGCCTTCAAATTCAGGTAAGGCCCATTATAGAGACGATCAAACTGAGCCCGTCTACCAAGCCAGAAAATGGTGATTAAAACCTGGAAATGAAACAGGGAACAGTTTAATAAACACAATTCAACAAGAAAATTATTTACACAGAAGCACACATTAAAATGGTAGAATCATCCCTTGATCCTGAGTGACCTGCTGCACCAAAAGCAAGCAACGGCTATGATATTGGAAATCTGCTGGATCAGCCTTATCTAGAAAACACAGCTGCTGTGTCTGCACGCATCAACAGGTGGGACAGGTACTGTAAATATAATGTACCAAAGCAAAgaataaacaattaaataaataaataaaaggtttgagCTCTGCTTTAATGCAAACAAAAAGTGTATCTTTTTTAgcctaaataaacaaacacaggaGTTTAGATTTGAATATTTTAGTGATTCTTTTTCTAGACGACTTCTAGTAAACTCACAAAACACTCACATTTTTCAGCCTCCTGTTGGTCTCCTGATGCCTGCGAGGAAAAGATGAGAAAATCAGTGTTTGAGTATGAGAGAAAACAACCAAACAGGAACAGAGGGTGTTGTTGGTGGAGCTTTATGTGTGGGACAG
This sequence is a window from Nothobranchius furzeri strain GRZ-AD chromosome 14, NfurGRZ-RIMD1, whole genome shotgun sequence. Protein-coding genes within it:
- the lmo7a gene encoding LIM domain only protein 7 isoform X7; translated protein: MEWREQSSVSCEEAYFEAQRWIEAVTEQKFGNNDFRSALENGIRLCELINKIKPGTIRRVNRLPTPIAGLDNLNVFLKACGKLGLKEAQLFHPGDLQDLSTRVTVKHQETNRRLKNVLITIFWLGRRAQFDRLYNGPYLNLKAFEGLLGTALYKALQESDGQKGNSIRDSGFGDSWCSEREELHHLRGGGGESGGHRRDDSLDSLDSVGSRPHSISSDTTLKGSSEGCCSDTKADSIFKMANNQNNISYRRSLVITPKASTQFNQFLPSKDKPSGYVPAPLRKKRAERSEDSRRSLSTLSYAENEGPLTSHSTQSAVPAAHYQWGYDCGSDSDSDADRPDPDLVLDDLASRRFHSLSPAPPTNFAMPISPSAGAGVAWVKPGSKVSVSPRVAPQQNMTFDSRSWKTQSPMHSSVKVDHHRAVNTDSLFRDMYDDDSEEDDDEVGYADPVQDDLYARKIGVNPQPVSSVSYNKFLPKFWTPEEDDHIQKIKLGSQRRPWYKKMQGFSSRQKSGSSSDDSECDISPWLSSAPSPHGPPPSHAHTHEASAQTTLVDGKRELQTQESMDGSKSTSDILEDAPVLHQNRFEELQKYREQIKRSEDRWQDDLSKWKNRRRSVNSDIVKKKEEREKIEQITYGADRGSKSFKDVQEERENKGRSSIGSRLGSLSFLGDSEEVFDAPVVSLFTRNRLPRSSTIDTPYHSSEYSRRAEEPPPASLPTLRAASPPTAQEAEAVDSPAASSPTIITPINHISVTKSSPPADAPEHKSQAKEHAIKTEEATSVVSSSSSTQEEPEPEPLLLGAQTKVEAPSSGSLQKKPPQFSSMEPKPPGVSQVSASLPRSYQISNGARLTSVVTPRPFGSQSSRIASLPRAYTVDDTSKRVNGNVDVSKKASVPSRYQQFMTSEDEALSSSAHSSEEEEEEEKTKSESSTSNPSVSSASSDVKTEAPVSSAPAKETSKKNFCDMRISLNQKPNSSRDFGFHAAWDSTGARVTSIQPGSPAEMCQLQVGDEVLMVNGHKVAEMSYTAWKSCMEEALQEGSLVMDVRRHGQNNWDRDQPSLPFKSHKTINLTSTDHPILLGTPETKTVSSSLDFTSLSFTETGPAKDAPTPLLVDVASNRVNGNLQEESVTMRNKESEPMSLKNLKRRSEFFEQGDSGSSVSALVFLCGKRGYVRSDLLTSGGSESTVPDIPVPVITPSSSRWSWDPEEERRRQEKWQKEQERLLQEKYRRDQEKLQEEWLKAQQEISTSVGQQEQPGSLQVNSHSIRPRSPPSSAHRPTPLWEEEEQKGKLEEERQRQEQERRKREEEERELQRLQEERRRKEMQEEEERMRKEEEELRWQRRREEEREEERRRQEAVEQQRRARFLEQQWSGTSHGFDSVQHPLSFTDRARSQSSPQLDEEDKPQQGGAHEQPEGATQWLQREKLRIARDRQAQSLRIVMEWEMRNESKRAVTGAGVTEKKAQLPSSQAEADRQQILNEMKKKTPLLTDGSWIRQRSASTVNSKDSDVPPMRRGESLDNLDASSNSWHSSSRTPRSSSFAQNYSRPQSALYSNTSFYTGGSGAPRPVSSTLPSSHSTGSLRGWTGTNSSPWSQPSPSLSTPPPITSPDPISEAGAPQQQSSVSTVSATSAVPKPGLKSEYETNSSTATLATCGSKVASQHQSDVSVLQQIDEETTCDNNP